The following nucleotide sequence is from Salvia miltiorrhiza cultivar Shanhuang (shh) chromosome 7, IMPLAD_Smil_shh, whole genome shotgun sequence.
CACCGTGCAATTGGGTATGTGGACTTCCCACAAATCCAGAAAGGCATTTGATTAGGCTTCGTACAAGATACTGTGCAACTATGATTGGATGGACAAATAACTACATCAAGGATGATGTAATGAGAGGTGCATCTGCATATTATCGAAATTTCTTGTCCGTgccagatgagaagatggaaaagatATTTGGATGACTTATGGTTTGAATAATACACTGTGTTGAAACAAAATTTGTTCTGTCATATGATTACATTGGACGAATTTTTCTTAAACAATTTTATTATCATTTAGATCAATTTTCAAATTTGTTTATGAAGGACAACTTATATTACGTCTTGTTCTCACGTTTGTAGTGCATTGTTGGTTAAAATTGcatacaataattatttattaattgcaTAGTTTCATATTCTGTATTTATTTACATtgttatttacaaattcaaatattgcgtatttgagtttggtgttttttttaaagaagaTCATGATTTGTAGTATAATTCTTTCATGTCATTTCTAAttgttttatataataaaaatttgaaaaagatAATTGGTATTAATGATGAACGAATTATGATGTGTAATCTGTGCAATTTCTAATTGTATTAATGTCATCGAATAagcaattaaaacataacatctatcattaattaagaaaacCTTAAAAGACAAAGTTAACCTTCTcctaattaaaaatcaaataaaacggCAAAATCAAACAAATTCCCTCATTTTAGGCACattattaatcaatttaatCCTAACCACTAGATCTTCAAATTTAAAGGCTAAGAtgtggttcctagttctcattcactacaaaaaagcgcAGGATTTACCGGCGGCAGCCTCGCCGCCGGCGATTACCGGCGGCTTTCCGACGGCGGAGCTGCCGACCCGTAGTTTTTGAATATATGGCGTTGATACCGGCGGCAACGTCACCGccggtgatcaccggcggcaTAGCGGCCGGTAAATATTCAGGCCGCcgggaattttattttttaattttattttttaatatttaacaaGTAGCGGCGGCAGCCgccgccggtgattagcggcggcaagATGGCCGCCTGTAAAAAGAGTGCGGGTCGGGCTTTCGCAGCGGTAATGGGTCGCCGCTAATTTTAAAGCCCAAAATCGGGTGCCCTAACCCTCTCTCCTCCAGAACAGATCCCCCCTCGCGCCTCCAGCTCCCCTGCCCCCCCTTGCCCTGCCGCTTGTCGCCGTCGCCGGTCGCCGCCGTCGCCTCCGTCAAGGTAAGCCCCTcctttccttctctctctctgtctctctctctctctcaccctctcacCCTCTCTTCATCTTTCTCCTCCTAATTGCAGGCCAATCCTGCCGTCTCACCGCTCCTGCCACCGCACGGTTCCGCCGTCGACTCCTACGGTACACTTTTGTTTTTAatagacttttatttatttatttattatttatttgtttgattaaaattaacttaactctaattactttataggatgtttaaagtatgattaattgaaattaatttggtaattagattaattatgaattgatttaactataattactttataggatgtttaaagtatgattaattgaaattaatttggtaattagattaattatgaattgatttaactataattactttataggatgtttaaagtatgattaattgaaattaatttgttaattagattaattttaaattgattttctgttctggatgaaatgatatgttattatatattgtgggatagatttaatcaatttcttaaggatcttctccctttgggaaagaaattgattatttcttaaggatcttctcccaacaaatgattgtgtttgcttttataacctttttttttattgttttatatgttattttattattgtttcgacattggggggccgggtagacctagtataggtttagtaaattaggaccactatggtcactatagttgctggtagagtcgagcacttggtagttaggatagtggggttatgctgtcgaaattttcttagattcaagtaatttattgtatttgatttatttttattttcaattagaatttgcaagaatgagtgataatcgatcgtggatgtacgcgagatacaatgatcgtgctgcatttgaaacgggacttGAGAGTTTCCTCGAGTTTGCGATAAATCAAACAGCGTATACAGATGGAattggtaacattaggtgcccgtgtaggaAGTGTAAGAATAAAGTCTTTGCATCTGTACCTAcagtcagagaacatgttactaggcgtggatttgtccacaaTTACACGAACTGGTGTTATCAAGGGGAAGCACCAGTGTATATGCCAGCAGAACATACTataatggatgaggatgatgggtcaTACAGTAATTaccaaaggatggtgcatgatcatgctggacctagtaattatcaagatcctccaaatcttgaGGAGCCGCCTAATCCTGAcgctcaacaaatttatgacaTGTTGAACGCAGCCGATAGTCCTCTATACCCAGACTGTGATACTTACTCACAGTTATCCTGGATGACACAGATGATGAGCATAAAGGTTGAAAATCACATGTCAGAGAGATGTTTTAATCAGATATCTGAGATGGTTCAAAAGGCTTTACCGAAGGATAACAACTGCCCTGACAGCTTTTACAGTACGAAGAGAAATCTGCACGagttgggtttgccagtagagaagattgattgttgcgttaataactgcatgttgtattggggggacgACAGTGAGCTAGAGAGTTGTAATTTTTGTGGTgcatcacgatataaggagaacttgcgtgcatctggaagCCGCCGAAAGAAACGTGTGgccgccaaacagatgcactactTTCCTTTGACGCCCTGACTGCAAAGGTTGTTTGCATCTGCGGCAACAGCCGAAAATATGCGATGGCATGCGACTTCAATAGAAGATGGGATCATGCGCCACCCAGcagactctccggcatggaaacacttgaattcagtATATCCTGGATTCGCCGAGGAGATAAGAAATGTGAGATTAGGCCTCTCTatagatggttttgccccatttgcacaatcagggcgtcaatattcttcttggccggtCATTGTCACACCGTATAActtgcctccgtggttgtgcatgaaagaacaattcatgttcctcactgtcctcgtgcctgggccatctaacccaaagatgaagttggacgttttcttacagccactgatacaagagttgaaatatttgtgggaggttggtgtgaacacttatgACATATCGTTGCAGTAAAATTTTCAGATGCGGGCAGCTCTAATATGGACTATTAGTGATTTTCCAacgtacgctatgttgtctgggtggggtacagctgggaaattggcatgtccacactGTATGGAGAATACAGACGCATTTACACTAACGAAGAGTGgtaaacaatcgtggtttgacaatcatcggaagttcttacctcgtgaccatgtgtttaggagaaaaaagacttcattcttgaagaataagacatgcaatgtGGGTCCACCAGAACACAGATCCGGAAtagaaatcttgaatcaaattgAGGGGTtgggcttcgtgaaggttaccgaagacttcgataACAGGAACGCTCAACTTGCAAAATATGAACATGTTGGGTGGAAgaagaaaagcatattttgggatcttcCCTATTGGAAGGAccttttgattcgacataatctggatgtcatgcacattgaaaaaaatgtgtttgataatgTGTTTAATACCGTCCTCAATGTGAAGGAGAAGACAAAAGATACCGAAAAGTcgagagaagaattgaacatcTTCTGTCGACGGCCTGAAttgaagaaagtggatggaTCCCGACTGTATCCAaaagcatgttatacgcttgaaagggatgaaaagaaaatcttacttcaatggatcaagagtcttaagtttcccgatgggtacaTGTCAAATATTAGCAGATGCGTTGATTTGAACGCTCTGAAGATGCATAACATGAAAAGccacgactgtcacgtgttcatgcaatTACTGCTACCTGTAgcctttaaagaacttcttcctaagaatgtttgggaggcaattacaaAGTTAAGTTGTTTCTTTAGAGAATTAACAGCCCGCAATATCTCAATACATGATATGGGAATACTCAATGAGAAGATATCAGTTACTCTatgcaaacttgagcgtatctttCCCCCGAGTTTCTTTGATTCAATGGAGCATCTACtagttcatttggcagatgaagcacgattggctggtccagtgcagtatcggtggatgtatccttttgaacgatatttgaggacattgaaaaatcatatcagaaacaaagccaaggttgaagGATCCATCAGCAATGCATATATACTAGAGGAAATGTCCACATTCTCTTCATATTACTTTGAGGATCATGTGACTACAAAGTGGAGAAatttgcctcgcaatattgaaGAGTCTGTTGAAGAAAATGATGATCCTAATCAACTCTTAATCTTCAAACCAGTTGGACGTCCGATTGGGCGAATGACAAAGAGATACATGGATCCTAAAGAATACATGGCTGCGcatatgtatattttgagcaattgtgcgGAGGTTGCAAACACATATATCAAGTGAGTATTGTTGACTTGTCTTGTGTATATCAATTCTCGACGTACGtaacttataatttttttcgtTATATCTTAGGATCTTCGAGGACGAAATGCGCTACGTAAATCCTTCACTAACCGAAACGGAGTTAGAGAGTGCTTTCGACAACGATTTTATGGTGTGGTTTGGCCATTATGTAAGATGtgacaaatttatatttaatatacatttaCTTGACTAAAAATGGGCTTGCAAACCTAAAAGATTGTGTGGAACAGGTGATTCGCCCTTCTAACAATGATTTGAACCCGTATATCAAGTCGCTTGCAGCCGGGCCTTTAACTGAGATTGAGACATACTCCGGGTATTTTGTGAATGGCTATAGATTTCACACGACTGATCTTGATGGCGAGCGCGCAACTGTGAACAGTGGTGTGTGCATAAAAGGCTCGGTCTATGGTAGAGATGTGCaagacttttatgggcgtctaCAAGAGGTGTGTGTGCTGGAGTATGGAGGGTATCCAATTAAgaagacagtcttgttcaaatgtgaatggtttgacttgtctgctcggggaacttctattgatacaaaCTTCAAGTTGGTATCA
It contains:
- the LOC130994927 gene encoding uncharacterized protein LOC130994927, with protein sequence MSDNRSWMYARYNDRAAFETGLESFLEFAINQTAYTDGIGNIRCPCRKCKNKVFASVPTVREHVTRRGFVHNYTNWCYQGEAPVYMPAEHTIMDEDDGSYSNYQRMVHDHAGPSNYQDPPNLEEPPNPDAQQIYDMLNAADSPLYPDCDTYSQLSWMTQMMSIKVENHMSERCFNQISEMVQKALPKDNNCPDSFYSTKRNLHELGLPVEKIDCCVNNCMLYWGDDSELESCNFCGASRYKENLRASGSRRKKRVAAKQMHYFPLTP